The following coding sequences lie in one Sorghum bicolor cultivar BTx623 chromosome 6, Sorghum_bicolor_NCBIv3, whole genome shotgun sequence genomic window:
- the LOC8085865 gene encoding dihydroorotate dehydrogenase (quinone), mitochondrial, which produces MSSSAAALAWRRTLRDALLRGSACRGAAPVRYASTASASGAAAEAAATAAPKKVPPPPRKGRLLTGAMIALAIGGGAYVSTADEGKFCGWLFKSTELVNPLFALLDAEFAHSLAVKAAAHGFVPREKRPDPPVLGLEVWGRKFANPIGLAAGFDKNAEAVEGLLGMGFGFVEVGSVTPLPQEGNPKPRIFRLKEHGAVINRCGFNSEGIVVVAKRLGAQHGKRKMEETSSSTPPATSDIKQGGKAGPGILGVNLGKNKTSEDAAADYVQGVHTLSQYADYLVINISSPNTPGLRKLQGRKQLKDIVKKVQAARDEMQWAEDGPPPLLVKIAPDLSKQDLEDIAAVALALRLDGLIISNTTVSRPPPADKDPLAQEIGGLSGKPLFDLSTNILREMYMLTRGKIPLIGCGGVSSGEDAYKKIRSGATLVQLYTALAYGGPALIPRIKTELAECLERDGFKSVQEAVGADFR; this is translated from the exons ATGTCGTCGTCGGCTGCGGCGCTCGCGTGGCGCCGCACCCTCCGCGACGCCCTCCTGCGCGGCTCCGCGTGCCGCGGCGCGGCGCCCGTGCGGTACGCCAGCACGGCCTCGGCGTCCGGCGCGGCGGCAGAGGCCGCAGCTACAGCCGCGCCGAAGAAGGTGCCCCCGCCACCCCGCAAG GGAAGGCTTTTAACTGGGGCCATGATAGCGTTGGCCATTGGTGGAGGTGCTTATGTGAGTACCGCAGATGAAGGAAAGTTTTG TGGCTGGTTATTCAAGTCGACAGAACTCGTGAACCCACTATTTGCACTGCTGGATGCAGAGTTTGCTCATAGTTTAGCTGTTAAAGCTGCTGCCCATGGATTTGTTCCAAGAGAAAAGAGACCTGATCCACCAGTTCTTGGGCTAGAGGTTTGGGGAAGGAAGTTTGCAAACCCAATTGGTCTTGCTGCTGGCTTTGATAAAAATGCTGAGGCAGTTGAAGGTCTCTTAGGCATGGGATTTGGCTTTGTGGAAGTTGGCTCTGTGACACCTCTTCCTCAAGAGGGAAATCCCAAGCCTCGAATTTTCAGATTAAAGGAGCATGG TGCTGTAATCAACCGATGCGGATTCAACAGTGAAGGAATTGTAGTTGTTGCTAAGCGTCTTGGGGCACAACATGGTAAGCGGAAGATGGAAGAAACTTCAAGCTCCACGCCTCCCGCAACCAGTGACATAAAGCAAGGAGGAAAAGCAGGACCTGGAATCTTGGGAGTCAATCTTGGCAAGAACAAGACTAGTGAAGATGCTGCTGCTGACTATGTGCAAGGGGTTCATACATTGTCACAATATGCTGATTACTTG GTCATAAATATTTCTTCCCCAAATACTCCTGGTCTTCGCAAATTACAAGGTAGAAAGCAACTGAAAGATATTGTGAAGAAG GTGCAAGCTGCACGAGATGAGATGCAGTGGGCTGAAGATGGACCTCCACCATTGCTTGTGAAGATTGCACCAGACTTGTCTAAGCAGGATCTTGAGGATATTGCTGCA GTTGCCCTTGCTCTTAGGTTGGATGGCCTG ATTATATCAAACACCACCGTTTCCAGACCACCACCTGCAGATAAAGATCCATTGGCTCAGGAAATTGGTGGGTTAAGTGGGAAACCTTTGTTTGACTTATCTACTAACATTCTCAGGGAGATGTATATGCTTACACGG GGCAAGATTCCCCTCATAGGCTGTGGTGGTGTGAGCAG TGGTGAGGATGCATACAAGAAGATCCGGTCTGGAGCTACACTTGTTCAACTTTATACTGCTCTTGCATATGGTGGTCCAGCTCTTATACCCAGAATAAAG ACTGAGCTAGCAGAATGTTTGGAAAGAGATGGTTTCAAATCTGTTCAGGAAGCAGTCGGTGCTGATTTCAGATGA